The Haloterrigena turkmenica DSM 5511 genome includes the window ATCGAGTTCGACCACGTTCGAGTCTTCGTCCTCGAGGATCGCCCCGAAGACACCGTGACGCTCGTCGACGCAGCGTTCCCTGACGACGGCGAGCGCCTCGCCGACGTTATCGAAGCGGAGTTCGGCGGCCTCGATCGAATCCTCGTTACTCACGGAGACGAGGGCCATTTCGGCGGCGTTCCGGTGCTGATCGAGCGGTTCGCTCCGAAACTGGCCGTTCCGGCGGGGGGAAGGGTTTCTACGAGGCACTGGCCATCGATCCCGACGTCGAGTTCGTCGACGAGGACCTGCTGGCCGGAACCGTCCGCGCGATCGAGATCCCGGTTCCACGGTGGCGACGACTGCGTTCCTCCTCGAGGACGACCGGACGCTGATCGCCGGCGATACGCTCGAGGGGTCGGATCGGCGCGGTCTACCGCCGGGGTATCTCGTGCCGCCGGCCGAGCAGTTCAACGACGATAGCCACGCCGCCGCGGAACGGAACCTGGTCAAACTGTTCGACTACGAGATCGACGCGGTACTGGTCCACCACGGGACGAGCGTCCACGAGGACCCCCTCGAGAAACTCAACGATTGGCTGCTCGATCGGGAATGGACGCTGACGTACTCGTAACGCCGCGAAGAGAAAATCGGCGTCAAATCGGATCGGGTACGTTACGCGCTGATGTCCAGCTCCTCGACGAGATTACCGTAGTACTCGTACTGCTCGTCCAGGAAGGTGCTGAACTCGTCGGGGCCGCGCTGGACGCGCATGAAGTTGTTGTTCTCCATGAACTCGACGAACTGGTCGTCCTCGTAGATCGATTCGTAAACGTCGACGATCGCGTCGCGGGTCTCGTCGTCGATGTCCGCCGGCGCGAAGTGACCCAGCCAGGAGCCGATCTCGATGTCCAGTCCCTGCTCCTTCATCGTCTGCGTGTCCGGCAGCGAGTCGACCTGTTCGCTGAACGCGACGCCGAGGGCCTCGAGGTCGCCGTCTCGGACCTGCGGCGCCACTTCGGCGGCACCGACGGCCGTACAGTCGGCTTCGCCGTTCACGACGGCCGTCATCGCGGGTTCCGCGCCATCGTACGAAACGTGCTCGACGTCGATGCCCGCTTCGTTGGCGATACCGGCAGCAGCCATGTGCCACGAGGAGCCGTTCCCGGAATTGGCCATCTGGAGTTCCCCCGGATTGTCTTCGCCGTAGGCGATCCAGTCGTCGAGCGAGGAGATATCCGAGTCCTGGTGGACGACGAGCGCTGCCGGGAACTCGGTGTACTGCATGATCGGCGTGATGTCGTCGGGCCCGAGCTCGGCAATACCGAGGTGCTGGAACAGCGCGATCTCCGGAGCCGTACAGCCCAGGGTGTGTCCGTCCGGATCGGAGTTCGCGGCGGCGTTCATCCCGACCGAACCGGAGCCACCGGTCTGGTTGCTGACGTTCCAGGAGACGTCGGTGTGGTTTTCGGCTGCATCGGCGACCGCACGACTCGTTCGGTCCGCACCACCACCGGCCGCCCACGGAGAGACGATTTCGACCTGTCGCGACGGCCAGTCGCCGCCCTGTAGATCGCCGATACAGCCCGCCGTCATCGCGAGCCCCGTCGCACCGAGGGTCTTCAAGGCAGTTCGTCGATTCAGCACCCTTCGCTCGCTATTGGTATTCGCTACCATTCTACTCATAGCAGGTGTGTCCAAGTATTTAAATTCTTCGAACAGTGGTATCGAGCAACACATTTCTGAAAGGAATGGATATTATATTAATAATATTGTCGCG containing:
- a CDS encoding MBL fold metallo-hydrolase, with the protein product MTLVDAAFPDDGERLADVIEAEFGGLDRILVTHGDEGHFGGVPVLIERFAPKLAVPAGGRVSTRHWPSIPTSSSSTRTCWPEPSARSRSRFHGGDDCVPPRGRPDADRRRYARGVGSARSTAGVSRAAGRAVQRR
- a CDS encoding Bug family tripartite tricarboxylate transporter substrate binding protein, whose amino-acid sequence is MVANTNSERRVLNRRTALKTLGATGLAMTAGCIGDLQGGDWPSRQVEIVSPWAAGGGADRTSRAVADAAENHTDVSWNVSNQTGGSGSVGMNAAANSDPDGHTLGCTAPEIALFQHLGIAELGPDDITPIMQYTEFPAALVVHQDSDISSLDDWIAYGEDNPGELQMANSGNGSSWHMAAAGIANEAGIDVEHVSYDGAEPAMTAVVNGEADCTAVGAAEVAPQVRDGDLEALGVAFSEQVDSLPDTQTMKEQGLDIEIGSWLGHFAPADIDDETRDAIVDVYESIYEDDQFVEFMENNNFMRVQRGPDEFSTFLDEQYEYYGNLVEELDISA